One stretch of Roseovarius mucosus DNA includes these proteins:
- a CDS encoding P1 family peptidase: protein MKIGARNLITDVPGLCVGNAQDMRLRSGVTVLVGDAPFTAGVHVMGGAPGTRETDLLSPDRVVEQVDALVLSGGSAFGLDAASGVADAIRDEGRGFAVGDVRVPIVPGAILFDLLNGGDKAWRENPYKGLGRKALAGRSEDFAIGSTGAGTGATTANLRGGLGSASVVLPSGVTVGALVAVNALGSATVGDGPEFWAAPFERGAEFGGRGVARAYPDPLQAPTKMAQHGNTTIGIIATDAALTQAQCTRLAVAAHDGFARALVPSHTLMDGDAIFALATGAHPPPDLAAQVMLGHAAACVMARAIARGVHAARSVAGDTLPAWQDRFG from the coding sequence ATGAAAATCGGCGCACGAAATCTGATCACCGATGTGCCTGGGTTGTGCGTGGGCAATGCGCAGGACATGCGGCTACGTTCGGGTGTGACAGTGCTGGTGGGCGATGCGCCTTTTACCGCAGGTGTGCATGTGATGGGCGGTGCGCCGGGCACGCGCGAGACGGATCTGCTTAGCCCCGACCGGGTCGTTGAGCAGGTCGATGCTTTGGTTCTGTCGGGTGGCTCGGCCTTTGGGCTTGATGCTGCGTCGGGTGTGGCCGACGCGATCCGCGATGAGGGGCGCGGGTTTGCCGTGGGCGATGTGCGGGTGCCCATCGTGCCGGGGGCGATTCTTTTCGATCTGCTGAACGGTGGCGACAAGGCATGGCGTGAGAATCCCTACAAGGGTCTGGGCCGAAAGGCATTGGCGGGCAGGTCTGAGGATTTCGCGATCGGCAGCACGGGGGCCGGAACCGGGGCGACCACGGCAAACCTGCGTGGAGGGCTAGGTTCCGCCTCGGTTGTTTTGCCCTCTGGCGTGACGGTGGGGGCCTTGGTTGCGGTAAATGCGCTTGGGTCCGCCACGGTGGGGGACGGGCCCGAGTTTTGGGCGGCCCCGTTCGAGAGGGGGGCAGAATTTGGTGGGCGCGGCGTGGCGCGGGCCTATCCCGATCCTCTGCAGGCTCCGACCAAGATGGCGCAGCACGGCAATACCACGATTGGGATCATCGCAACCGACGCGGCGCTAACCCAGGCACAATGCACCCGATTGGCGGTGGCGGCGCACGACGGCTTTGCGCGGGCGCTTGTGCCGTCGCATACGCTTATGGATGGTGACGCTATCTTTGCCTTGGCCACAGGCGCGCATCCCCCGCCTGATCTCGCGGCACAGGTGATGCTTGGCCACGCAGCCGCTTGCGTGATGGCGCGGGCTATTGCACGCGGCGTGCACGCAGCGCGGTCTGTCGCGGGCGATACCCTGCCCGCGTGGCAAGACAGATTCGGCTAA
- the rimP gene encoding ribosome maturation factor RimP has protein sequence MTNDLIAKAAIDRRLAEIITPVIEDLGYELVRVRLMGGQYHTLQIMADKPEGGIEVDDCAAISTAVSAVLDVEDPLVEAYTLEVSSPGIDRPLTRLKDFEMFEGYEAKIETTELIDGRRRFKGVLAGVEGSEVLINVEEGTIGLEFDWLSDAKLVLTDELIKEMLRQRKAAGVINEEQFDEIETENGSEED, from the coding sequence ATGACGAACGACTTGATTGCAAAGGCAGCGATTGATCGCAGACTGGCCGAGATCATTACACCCGTGATCGAGGATCTGGGCTACGAATTGGTGCGCGTCCGGCTTATGGGCGGGCAATATCACACGCTTCAGATCATGGCGGACAAACCCGAAGGCGGGATCGAGGTGGATGATTGCGCCGCGATCAGCACAGCGGTCAGCGCTGTATTGGATGTCGAGGATCCATTGGTCGAGGCGTATACGCTCGAAGTATCAAGCCCCGGCATTGACCGGCCTTTGACCCGTCTCAAGGATTTCGAGATGTTCGAGGGCTATGAGGCCAAGATCGAGACCACCGAGCTGATCGACGGACGCCGTCGCTTCAAGGGCGTTCTTGCGGGTGTTGAAGGCAGCGAAGTGCTGATCAATGTCGAGGAAGGCACGATCGGGCTGGAATTCGACTGGCTCTCTGATGCCAAGCTGGTTCTGACGGATGAGTTGATCAAGGAAATGCTGCGGCAGCGCAAAGCGGCGGGCGTGATCAACGAAGAGCAATTTGACGAGATCGAAACCGAGAACGGTTCTGAGGAGGACTGA
- the nusA gene encoding transcription termination factor NusA has product MAITSANQLELLQTAEAVAREKMIDPALVVEAMEESLARAAKSRYGSEMDIRVNIDRKTGRAKFTRVRTVVEDEAVENYQAEMTVAQAKQYLDDPKVGDTYVEEVPPVEMGRIAAQSAKQVILQKVREAERDRQFEEFKDRLGTIINGVVKREEYGNVIVDVGRGEAILRRNEKIGREAYRPNDRVRCYIKDVRREQRGPQIFLSRTDPQFMAELFKMEVPEIYDGIIEIKAVARDPGSRAKIAVISYDNSIDPVGACVGMRGSRVQAVVNELQGEKIDIIPWNEDQATFLVNALQPAEVSKVVIDEDAQRIEVVVPEEQLSLAIGRRGQNVRLASQLTGLDIDIMTEAEDSERRQKEFEERTKLFVDALDLDEFFAQLLVSEGFTNLEEVAYVDVDELLVIDGVDEDTAAELQARARDVIEAQAKAALDKARELGVEDSLIAFEGLTPQMVLALAEDDVKSLEDFATCADWELAGGWTTVKGERVKDEGILEKFDVSLEEAQNMVMTARVMLGWVDPTELEADADEADIDGDDDEEAEA; this is encoded by the coding sequence ATGGCAATCACATCCGCCAACCAGCTGGAGCTGTTGCAGACCGCAGAAGCGGTCGCGCGCGAAAAGATGATCGACCCAGCACTGGTGGTCGAAGCGATGGAAGAAAGCCTCGCCCGTGCTGCCAAGAGCAGGTACGGCAGCGAGATGGATATTCGCGTGAATATCGACCGCAAGACCGGGCGCGCCAAATTTACCCGTGTCCGTACTGTTGTCGAGGATGAGGCGGTCGAGAACTATCAGGCAGAGATGACCGTCGCGCAAGCCAAGCAGTATCTCGACGACCCCAAGGTCGGTGACACCTATGTCGAAGAAGTGCCGCCCGTCGAAATGGGCCGGATCGCCGCGCAGAGCGCCAAGCAGGTCATTCTGCAAAAAGTGCGCGAGGCCGAGCGGGATCGGCAGTTCGAGGAATTCAAGGATCGCTTGGGCACCATTATCAACGGTGTGGTCAAGCGCGAGGAATACGGCAACGTCATCGTCGACGTGGGCCGTGGCGAAGCGATTCTGCGCCGCAATGAAAAGATCGGGCGCGAGGCCTATCGGCCCAATGATCGCGTGCGCTGCTACATCAAGGATGTGCGCCGCGAACAGCGCGGGCCGCAGATTTTCCTGAGCCGCACTGATCCGCAGTTCATGGCAGAGCTGTTCAAGATGGAAGTGCCCGAAATCTATGACGGCATCATCGAGATCAAGGCCGTGGCGCGCGATCCGGGTAGCCGGGCCAAGATCGCCGTGATCAGCTATGACAATTCGATTGATCCTGTTGGCGCCTGCGTTGGTATGCGCGGCAGCCGGGTTCAGGCGGTTGTGAACGAGTTGCAGGGTGAAAAGATCGACATCATCCCGTGGAACGAAGATCAGGCGACCTTCCTGGTGAACGCGCTCCAGCCTGCCGAGGTCAGCAAGGTGGTGATCGACGAGGATGCGCAGCGTATCGAAGTCGTGGTTCCAGAAGAACAGTTGAGCCTTGCCATTGGCCGTCGTGGTCAGAACGTGCGACTGGCCAGCCAGTTGACCGGGCTGGATATCGACATCATGACCGAGGCCGAGGATAGCGAGCGCCGCCAGAAGGAATTCGAAGAGCGCACCAAGCTCTTTGTTGATGCGCTTGATCTGGATGAATTCTTTGCGCAATTGCTGGTTTCCGAAGGCTTCACCAACCTCGAAGAAGTGGCCTATGTCGATGTCGATGAATTGCTCGTGATCGACGGGGTTGACGAGGATACAGCCGCAGAACTTCAGGCGCGTGCCCGCGACGTGATCGAGGCTCAGGCCAAGGCCGCTCTGGACAAGGCCCGCGAATTGGGTGTCGAGGATAGCCTGATCGCCTTTGAGGGCCTCACCCCGCAGATGGTGCTGGCATTGGCCGAAGATGATGTGAAATCGCTTGAGGATTTCGCCACCTGCGCCGATTGGGAGCTTGCCGGTGGATGGACCACAGTTAAGGGCGAGCGCGTCAAAGACGAAGGTATTCTGGAGAAATTTGACGTCTCGCTCGAAGAGGCGCAGAATATGGTTATGACCGCCCGCGTGATGCTGGGCTGGGTCGACCCGACCGAACTTGAGGCCGATGCTGACGAGGCCGATATCGACGGCGATGATGACGAGGAGGCCGAGGCCTGA